The Diabrotica virgifera virgifera chromosome 10, PGI_DIABVI_V3a genome has a window encoding:
- the LOC126893023 gene encoding uncharacterized protein LOC126893023, producing the protein MSSSKIRYTRQYIECPLAGVPADFKGNVLPLKVHILQYYLWTRYNLKSPNSGKEPTVFEISNILSDKILSVWQKASILTITRKSVLQLIKTHHDKYLKLLRYPEVKKNDSYNICVQEFQTENTRLFDISACKCEILEQCSCDKGKKVPKNEREFLLDQRGPRKMINGNIDLKETLKLTNKAGRVEKEMQRKELQQSVQHESCNNLSRKRKLETDPEIDPELPSTSHANISTEMQCSHNYFKLPTLAKVCDRYGYRTDLQ; encoded by the coding sequence ATGAGTTCTTCAAAGATACGTTATACTAGGCAATACATTGAGTGTCCGTTAGCTGGTGTTCCTGCAGATTTTAAAGGTAACGTACTTCCTTTAAAAGTTCATATTTTACAGTATTATTTATGGACAAGGTATAATTTAAAATCTCCAAACTCGGGGAAGGAACCAACGGTTTTTGAGATATCTAACATACTGTCTGACAAAATTTTAAGTGTGTGGCAGAAAGCTTCAATTCTTACCATAACAAGAAAAAGTGttttacaattaataaaaacTCATCACGACAAGTACTTAAAACTTTTGAGGTACCCGGAAGTTAAGAAAAATGATAGTTACAATATATGTGTCCAGGAATTTCAAACTGAGAACACTCGCCTGTTTGATATCAGCGCTTGCAAATGCGAAATTCTTGAACAATGTTCTTGCGACAAGGGAAAAAAGGTACCTAAAAATGAACGGGAGTTTTTACTAGATCAAAGAGGACCTAGAAAAATGATTAATGGAAATATCGATTTAAAGGAAACCTTAAAGTTGACAAATAAGGCAGGAAGAGTGGAAAAAGAGATGCAAAGAAAAGAGCTACAACAATCCGTTCAACACGAAAGCTGCAATAACTTATCAAGAAAGCGAAAGCTAGAAACTGATCCAGAAATAGATCCTGAATTGCCTTCCACTTCCCATGCCAATATCAGTACAGAAATGCAGTGTTCACATAATTATTTTAAACTTCCTACCTTGGCCAAAGTCTGTGACCGCTATGGATATCGGACAGATCTGCAGTAG